The genomic window AAATCAGTCGAAGGAAACGAACCGGCCCAGGCTATTTGCTCCATCGATGTTTCCTTTTGTGAGGTTTGTACCGCAGCTTATGATTATTATaacaaaattgataagaaTTGCATTGCAGAAAATGGTAAAACACTACAACTTACGTGAGCCCATGTTGAAAAAACTCCCAGTTAGTGAAAGCTAGATACACAACTTAGTCTCTCTTAATAGTTTATAATGTTATTAATAAAACGCACAGAATGTTTTAAGTTACTTATTTCCTGCATTCAATTTTATTCTACCATCTAATACCAACACACATGAATGTTATAAATAATCGGGTAATTGAAAGGGTTCTTCCCCCCAAACATTAAGTAATTAACGTAATATCAACACAAAAtcattaaatgaattttattacTCAAACAGTTACTTCACAGTTCAAACAGTTCCCCCAATATTTTACTACGAATCCGCCCCTGCCATTATGTCAATTTTTATGACCGCCTACAAATTGTGAAATATGTAGTAGGGGCACTTTTGAAGTTATAGCAATAATTAGAAACTAAATATTAGATAGTCATGGCTTTTTATAACTATAGAtatttattacatatttaattcTGTTTTGGATTATGTTGTAAATAGTTCTAATAATATAACGTACCTTTGCACTTTTAATGCTACCTGAACTCAATAAAATTACAGTATTCAAATGCATTGCATAGCGGAAAAATGAATGAACTGCtccattaattaaaaaatcacTCCTGCGCTTGAAATAAGTGCACTTTCGGTGGCACAGTGCCATTAATTGAATTCCGTTAACTTAATTCCACAAAGAGAAATTAAGATTAATTGAGATTTATTGCACAATGAAGCTTAGGGTTAATTGCATCTTTGCGGTCGACAGAGTTTAAAACGCTTTCTGTGAAGTAAAGCCTTTATAAAAGGGCAGCGCTTCTTTTCAAACTGGATATACATAGTAGATCAAATTACTTGAAACACCATTGTCCGAGATTTTGGGCTTTCTTCTTCAAGTAGGCGAAAAGAGTTGACCTAAGTGTAGGAAACTAAGCTAATGtgtaattatatataaaaccaaaatgaaGATTTATTGCTCCATATCAGCATAGCAACAAACGACCTAATTAATAGCCACCCAATcttgaaaatacaaaattaatgaTGCACAAGCGCAGTTTCAATAAGTTGCCAAGATGGGTTTTGTCTTAGTAAAGTTCACATTGAAGGAATTTACTTATATGAAAAaccaagaaaatatataataaaaccGATATATAAAACAGAGGtaaaatataattgttttttctgaaaaattataaaacaagaaaacttGTAGTTAAAggataataaaacaaatgtgttctaaaaacaaattatcaatttgaaattttaattactgaatagatatttgttttgtatgtCCATCATAGTAGTAAGTTATTACTTCAAAACTGCAATTTAAAGTAAGTTATAAGTTCATAATTCCAAGCTTTCTTATTTATAAGACTAACTCATTAAGTTGATGCCATTTTGGAACCCTTTTTCTCTAAGTTTCTATGTGGGAAGCTCAAGTCCGGATTGAGTTCTGCTAAATTATAACCAATTTGGGCTCCATAAATTTCCTCGGATCACTTTCGCATTAAGCGTTTGCGTAAGGTTCGAATGTACATTTGTTCTCGCATTGATATTCCGCTGAAAGCTACATAAAGttaaatgcatacatatgCAGAGACATCACCCACATTATTGTAACTCACCCGTGGTCACAGGCACACCTGTGGTCAGCAGAATAGCATCGCGGATTTTAGATATTGTGTGATCTGTAAACGTAGTGTGATATTAATAAGCCGCAATTCTTCAGCTATTGCCTTGGAATATAAAATGGATAATTTACATGAGATAATTTAATTGGAGAAATgttagttataaataaatataataagaATTAGGAAAATTAACTGGTTCAGGCCGTTTAAAGTTAATAAAGCTTACCCTGACTATTTAGCTtctgataaaatatttataacttaTATTTGTATCTTACAAATAGTATCTCAAAGTTAGCTTAGCTACTTTTTCGACCAGAGCTGTGCTGTGGATGTGCGCCTATCTGTATGTACGCACGTTTGGCTCCATACTTTTGGGTGGCGCTGGCAATCGACGCTATGCCCATGTGAGTGCTGTGGTTGGGATTGGGGGATGGGGCCCCACTCCTCCGCCTTCTCCTCCACCTTCTCCTCCTCTGGGGAAATCGGGGAGCCACGGGTGCCGTTGTTAGCACCACTCGATCGCCAGAGCTGCGCTGATGCTCGCTGCGCGCTCTGCCTCCAGCACTTCAGCACTTTTGTTCCCAAAGCGGCTTTCCCGAAAATTCAGTTCGGATTTCAGTTCGGATTTGAGTACCACGCGATGAAGACGACGGCTTCAATTAATCCAGAATTAGGCGTGCAGTGATACACGGGGTGCTATAGTTTTTGCAAATATCTAATCGAGCGAAAAATGAAGGAGAGCTTAGAAAGTTGAAAAACCCCAGTGTTTCTTGTTCAGTGATTTTGTTGCAACACTTAAGCTCTGAGATCCTTTTAGTTGATAGTCCAATTCAAAagcatatttttaaaaacctaTATTGAAAAACCTTTATTCAAAAACCTAATTCAAACTTGTTTAGTGTTCGTAACGAAAGAGTAAGGTATTCTGATAATTGATCGTTTTGAGTGACAtatccttttcttttttttgaaGACCTTTTCAGTGCACCTATATCTTCACAATGGTTTGGATTGTTAGCTCTTGGCCTCTTCAAAGGTCCGAAGACATTTTGAATATGGgcttaattgcattttggaAAATGCGTTTAATTGATTCGGGTTTTGATTCGGGTTTGGGACAGACCAATTCACCTCGCTCAAATCGAGTTGCTATCTGCCCGATGACAGTAATCACTCAAGTACTGAATGCATAATGAAAGAAAGCCCTCTGTCGATGTGGTTTTCAATTTCCCAAAAACCCAACATTATTTCGCATGCCTTAAATGTGGCAGCGTAATTGCAGTCATTCGGTTTTAGGATCGATCGGATAATAATACAGCAGGCAGTGAGCCGcaaaagtagttgtccaaatcGGATAGCGAAATCAAATGACAGGCACTAGCATTTTCCACCAAAATCATGCATTaaaccattttaatttaaacaatccCATCTGCGCGCACACATATGTTTCAAAATAGTTTCCCGTTTTGCTAATTGCGGAAGTTTCACATGTAGTTTATGGAGAAGCGTCAATGACGAAATACAAGAGTACAAGAATGTGAGGAATATATGACATGtgtatcaaaatattttggggCCTCGGTAATTTGCCTGCCATGGCCGAGCGATTGAACATTTTCCAAACACTTCAGTTTAATGCAAGTTCTTCATAATATCCGCACTCTTTGAATTGAGTGCCTCCGAGTTCAGTGGCATGCTGAAGTGCTAATGCCATTGCAACACACATGGGTAAATGCAGTTTCACTGCACCATTGGCTCAAAATGGCCCTATTGACACAGATAAGTGCGCAAAGTCCATTGTGACATTAGGAACTCGTATACCCGCTACTCACACACAGTTCTAGGGTATGCAATTGCCGCCCAACGAATGTGTGTCACTGGCGGCAGAGCACTTTGCTCTTTATAAGGAGTCTCCTCTGGAACTGCtaactacatatatgtacatacaacaCCATTATATGTCATTAAGGCCAAGATTTCATGTAGTTCATGTGTAAAAGCTGAGATCTAACTAAGCATCCTCGGCTCGACATTTTCAATATCTTTTCAGAAGATGTCATATGCAAGAACCTTGATTTAGGCGAAATTCCTAAGCCACAGCTTGAGAACCGAACTGATTTACATAGTTATATAACATATTTGATGTGCGTACTCGTAGTATACGCAATAGTTGTGTGTGCTCATACATAGCTCCAAAATGTTGAGTGGGTGTGGAGGCTTCTAATGAAATACGCCCTTCCCATTTTTGTTCACGGATGTTGGTAGTGTATGCTGTGTttgctatatgctatatgctatatgctgCCGAAAGTACATCCATTCCAGTCGAATAGTCACGGTCGGTTTAATCGTaatcaatgaaaataatgGAACTTGAGTTCCTCTGTGCCGAGCTGCTAATACAAAGCCTGTACATGCGTACTGGCAAACATTAAAGATCGCTTAAATCGCTGGCGAATTTATCTACAATTACATACAAAAGTATCCAAGTATATGTAGCTTGTAAAATATTAGGCTCTGGTATCTGGGAATTTTAAGATTTAATTGTATTCggataaattgaattaataatattttacatGAAATGTATCCCTTGACTTTTTCAGGCTTAGAAATGGCGAAGCTGTGGTTAATTTTCAGGTAAGCAAATAGTATCTCGAAACCCTGTGAAGCTCAATCTTTTCCGAAAAGCGAGTAAATGGTTTTTTCAATAGATACAAATTTGATAGCGAAAAGAGGGCGGGGTGAACATCTTGCTCAGCTGGATTTAATCAAGATCTGTTTGCCCTGCCGCCGAACAGTGGCTCGTTTTCACAGAAAACTTTGTAAAAAGTGTAGATCTAGATACTTCAAAGAAGTCGTTTGCCTTTAAAATTGCACTGATGTGTTGGAAATCATTCGGAAGTGATTCAGTGATGTGATTGACTTGATGAAACATTCAATTTCCGCTTTTAAaccacttttttttgtttattacgcaaaacattaataattgcaatatattaatattattttatttaattacatttgcagTATTCTTACAATCCTCGCAACGATACACGATTCTAGTTTTGTGCAGGCGGATTTAACAACTAAAGAGCGAATAAAGGTATGTActttgatataaaatataaaatgtacaatttGTTAGTTCGTTTAATCGAATTACTTATTCAATGCTTACTCGAACTTTTTCACTAAGTTCGATGCCTATTTGAagtgtaattataaattatcACTGTTGGAAAATATGTCATGTTGGTGTTGATAAGCTAGAAGttcaataaatttgattaGAGCGCGCACTTTTAATGTCAAACTAATAGTGCTTCGAGTCATAAATTTGTTGTAAAGTGCTTTATTAATTGTagtaaatttatgaaataatttgtataagtttattattttgttgtttgcttgcAGAAACATCAAGATTGGCTTAGAGAGCACCGAAAACCTAAAGCGAAAAAGAAAATCTCAAACAACTCATACTATGAGCTAGCCAACTTGTGGCATACGAGAAAAGATCTATCGACCAAGCAAAAACCGAATAACAAGGAAGACTACTTGGAGAACGAAACAACTAGTAAAATATCCAACAAAAACGAGGAGAAAGTATTAAGGTCAACGATTATATTCCAAAATGGCACCAATCAAAGTACATCGACATCTAAATCCAATCTGGAAACCACTACATTACCAAGTGTGACTACCAAGGATCTCTTCGAACGTGGCAGCGTTGCAACCACACGACAGACTCCAAATGTCGAGGAGGTGGTCTCCTCACCCAATCCACCGAATGAGGCAACAACGAAGAAGGCAAAGAAGAAGGTGTACCCATATCCACGCTGGGACAAGTGGAGCGACTGGAGCTCCTGCTCCCGGAGCTGCGGTGGTGGTGTGAAGTACCAGGTTCGGAAATGCATTAATCGGTGAGTTGTATGCTAAAACTACTTCTCAAGATATATTGGTTTTTAGCTATTTATTGGATAGTTTTCAACTTACAACTCATTTAAAGGTATTTGGTTTCAAATGTGATCTGTGTGCTTTTGACATACATTGGCATGGTTTGAGACAGTATCTCTAAGCACTCCACTCTTTTACCGATTGCAGAAACCTATTGACGAATAATCAGCTTACGAGTAATGCATGTGTTGGATACTTCAAGCGCTATCAACTGTGCAATGATGTGCCATGCGACGAACAATCCCCGGATTTTCGGGCCTCCCAATGCTCGACTTACAACGATAAAGAGTTTCATGGTCATCGATATAGGTGGGAGCCGTATGTGAAGGGTATGCATTAGCCGCGATCATTGTTGTGGTTTCATTAAACAAAGTGAAAGTATAATTACCTTACCTTacctgtttatattttaattattttaatatatttatatttgtgtttATCAAAGCTATTAACACGTTTAAACActtgaaattgtttataatcACTTATAGAGGACGCTGAATGTGAGCTAAACTGTATGCCATTTGGAATGAAATCTTTTGCCACACTGAACGAATCCGTAATTGATGGAACTCCTTGTGGGCATCCAGCTGAATATTTTAGGTCACAATTCTGGGATCGCGCTGTTTGTGTTGATGGAGCCTGTAaggtaaaataaataatgataatgctagtgaatttaatttaatttatatttacattagttttaaatatatttttgcaataCAAAATGAGATAAATGtgccaccaccagcaacaaaGCAACGATCGCACAATAAAAGCACTCATTTTTCGATACTAGAGCTTTTTCAAGTACAAGAATCGCATTGAAAACTTAGTATTGGTTTTACATTGAATCAAAAAGCACGCAACATTTAAAGTGATCCGtaatgaaattcaaataagCATTTTAAGACATTTCGGTGTACATAAAGTGTTAAGGCCTACTTCAATTTTAAccttgatttttgttttgaaactCTCAAACTAAGTGTGCAAGTTAATCAACGATTgcatattcaaattaaagtgaAAGTGTTAATcagttaaaaaattaaaatatatcaaatataagatacaatttggcaattttttaACGTTAAACTTATTTGACTTGATTTGCAATTAGGTGTAATTTGTTTGGAACCCTTTTAACCTGGTTCTTCAATGAAGTATAGTTTGTCCAAGGCTTCAAGTTTTCAAATTGATTCTTGAGAACGGGAATAGGTCAGCAAATCAAAGTAGAAATAATTTCGTGAAGGCAAAAAACTGGAATAAGTCCAATGAGCTTAATTTCAATGAATTATTTTAGTAAACACATTGCCGCAGTTGTGCGTACAGAAAGTCCATCCAAAAAGCAATTGCTTATAGAACATATGCCCCTTAATATGGCTGACTGAATGTATTTTGtacgcatttattttgttgtttatctTGTATGCTTAATAAGTGGccaataaataatgtttttgcaAAGCCCACGAATTCCACTCGTATTACCCTGAACTTACTATATATAAGGCGTGTTCTTAATGTTCTCCTGCAGAAGCTGAGCATAGTTTTTGTGGAGTGGATCGCTATAAAGAATACTCAACGTTTTTTATATAGATAAAGTAGTTCAAAAGTTAACAGATATCATTGATAATGATATCATTATTACccttgctgttgctggtgagTAAGCACAAAAGTTAGTGAATATGGTAATGAATATTCTATAATATGGATTGTAATCTTATAAGAAAACCATATCCATTTTAGGCGGTGCAAGCCAGTGGCGAAATTGATGGATTGTATGCGCACAGTGGATCCGTGAGCTGTGGAGGATTACTTTGTCGCCCCATCACGGGCATCTTCACCCGAGATCCTCTGCCGGAACATGCCTATGTGCAAGTCACCACACTGCCAGTGGGTGCCTCCAATATCTCGATAACTGAACTCAAGAACAGCATCAACTTGCTGGGTAATGCTTCTCATGATATTGCATAATACCCATGATTTTTAAATCTCTTTCATTCTGGGATTCCAGTCCTGCGCACCTCCAAGGAGGTGTCCATCTTCAATGGCGAGAACACTGTCTCGGATAGCGGATCCTACGAAGCGGTTGGTGCCGTCTTCGACTATCACCGCATCGATGGAGCCCAGGACAGCAATGGCGTGACCGAGTGGATCACGAGTGTGGGGCCCATCCGGGACTCATTGCAACTCATGGTAGAGCACCTTACTGCTTACTTACTCTTACTGGATTTCTACATGTGGTTTTCATTTGGTACTTTAGGTTTACACCAAGTCTGCCAACAATACTGGTGTGAAGTACGAGTACATGCTGCCCATTGTGTCCGAGTCCGAGGAGAACGAGATGTCGCTGGAGAGCAGCGATGGACTGCTCAGATCCGGAATCGAGGACACCAGCTCATCCAGTTCATCGAGGGCGGGACGCAAGCGTATCTTCAATTGGAAAGTAATTGGGTTCAGCAGTTGCACAAAGTCCTGCGGCGGCGGCACCCAGACACCCATTATACGCTGCATTCGCAAGAATCCACTGCGCTATTACTCGCAGCGCCGTTGCATGCACTCCGTGAAACCGGTGCTGAACGAGAACCTATTGCACTGCAACACGCAACCGTGTCCCGCATATTGGAGGTTGGACGATTGGGGCGAGTGTCGCTGCTCGTCGAGCGGCGGTCTCCGGCGCAGGGAGGTCAGTTGCGTCCAGGAACTGGCTTCCGGCCTGGTCATACACGTCGATAAGGCCGCCTGCATGGAGGATGAGCCGCCCACCCAGAAGCAGTGCGAATGTCCCAAGAACCGGCGACGCAATTTGGCGCGATATCGCTTGCCTGGCAGTGCGGAGTCCTCCTCGAATAGCACCCATGTGAAGAGGAGCAAAATCGATGGCACCGACGCACTGGCCATCTGGTTGACGTCCGAATGGAATCAGTATTGCTCGGTCACCTGCGGATCGGGCGTTGAGTATCGCACAGTATTCTGCGATCGCTCCAAGGCCGGCGAACAGCGTTGTGATCCCAGCACAACGCCCGAAAGTCGTCGTCCCTGTGAGAAGCCTGCCTGCGAGGTGGGCGATTGGTTCACCGGTCCGTGGTCCTCGTGCAATGGCGACTGCTTCGACCTGAGCCGCACCCGCGAGGTGCTGTGCATCCGGAACCAGCTGATCACCGAGCACAATGAGTGCACGCCGGAACTGAAGCCGCAATCCGTGGAGAAATGCTCCCATGAGGAGGTGGAGTACTGCGCTGCCCGTTGGCACTACTCGGATTGGTCAGAGGTAACAGGGGCTCTTTGACTCGTGTTCCTTTTGGCCCTGCTAATGGCAATTGTTTCTTGCAGTGTTCCAAATCCTGTGGCGGTGGAACCCAGCGACGCAGTGTCAGATGCTTGGAGTACGACATCAAGATGAACGCCTTGCGGGAATCGACGCACTGTCGGTACACGAACAGGGATCCAGTATATCGCAATTGCAATGTGCAAGCGTGTGAAGGTGGGTTTctatcttaaatattttgtttattatttattataatatattatttatttcacagAAGTTAAGAAACCGGATGTGGCTCCAGCCTGCGCGGATAAGTTCGCCAATTGCCAGTGGGCTTCGCAGGCAAAGTTATGCAGCTACGATTACTACCGCGAAAATTGTTGTCTTTCCTGTACGGGCGGCAATTAAAGTTCGTAGTGCGTAAAAatcttaattaatttataaaccTACTATTTAACCGCCGTGCAGAATAGCTACAAAATATTATCAAGCTTTACCCCCCCGCATATGACATTTTGTTAACTCTAGAACTTAGTATTTCTGACACTAAAGCTCAAAAGAAGGCTTGCAGGGAAATGCAAAAGTTAAATGATCGACCAAGAAGAATGTATTAACGCAAATTAATAACAGCATACTAAAGTAAACTAGATGAAGACTAAAACATAATATTTAGtgaaattataataatcttACACGTAACATTTAAGAAACGAAAAACGATGTGGTTTCATACGCAACCACatgaatttcaataaaacgGAGATTAAATGAAGACTTT from Drosophila yakuba strain Tai18E2 chromosome 2L, Prin_Dyak_Tai18E2_2.1, whole genome shotgun sequence includes these protein-coding regions:
- the LOC6527134 gene encoding thrombospondin type-1 domain-containing protein 4 isoform X1, whose product is MAKLWLIFSILTILATIHDSSFVQADLTTKERIKKHQDWLREHRKPKAKKKISNNSYYELANLWHTRKDLSTKQKPNNKEDYLENETTSKISNKNEEKVLRSTIIFQNGTNQSTSTSKSNLETTTLPSVTTKDLFERGSVATTRQTPNVEEVVSSPNPPNEATTKKAKKKVYPYPRWDKWSDWSSCSRSCGGGVKYQVRKCINRNLLTNNQLTSNACVGYFKRYQLCNDVPCDEQSPDFRASQCSTYNDKEFHGHRYRWEPYVKEDAECELNCMPFGMKSFATLNESVIDGTPCGHPAEYFRSQFWDRAVCVDGACKAVQASGEIDGLYAHSGSVSCGGLLCRPITGIFTRDPLPEHAYVQVTTLPVGASNISITELKNSINLLVLRTSKEVSIFNGENTVSDSGSYEAVGAVFDYHRIDGAQDSNGVTEWITSVGPIRDSLQLMVYTKSANNTGVKYEYMLPIVSESEENEMSLESSDGLLRSGIEDTSSSSSSRAGRKRIFNWKVIGFSSCTKSCGGGTQTPIIRCIRKNPLRYYSQRRCMHSVKPVLNENLLHCNTQPCPAYWRLDDWGECRCSSSGGLRRREVSCVQELASGLVIHVDKAACMEDEPPTQKQCECPKNRRRNLARYRLPGSAESSSNSTHVKRSKIDGTDALAIWLTSEWNQYCSVTCGSGVEYRTVFCDRSKAGEQRCDPSTTPESRRPCEKPACEVGDWFTGPWSSCNGDCFDLSRTREVLCIRNQLITEHNECTPELKPQSVEKCSHEEVEYCAARWHYSDWSECSKSCGGGTQRRSVRCLEYDIKMNALRESTHCRYTNRDPVYRNCNVQACEEVKKPDVAPACADKFANCQWASQAKLCSYDYYRENCCLSCTGGN
- the LOC6527134 gene encoding thrombospondin type-1 domain-containing protein 4 isoform X2, producing MISLLPLLLLAVQASGEIDGLYAHSGSVSCGGLLCRPITGIFTRDPLPEHAYVQVTTLPVGASNISITELKNSINLLVLRTSKEVSIFNGENTVSDSGSYEAVGAVFDYHRIDGAQDSNGVTEWITSVGPIRDSLQLMVYTKSANNTGVKYEYMLPIVSESEENEMSLESSDGLLRSGIEDTSSSSSSRAGRKRIFNWKVIGFSSCTKSCGGGTQTPIIRCIRKNPLRYYSQRRCMHSVKPVLNENLLHCNTQPCPAYWRLDDWGECRCSSSGGLRRREVSCVQELASGLVIHVDKAACMEDEPPTQKQCECPKNRRRNLARYRLPGSAESSSNSTHVKRSKIDGTDALAIWLTSEWNQYCSVTCGSGVEYRTVFCDRSKAGEQRCDPSTTPESRRPCEKPACEVGDWFTGPWSSCNGDCFDLSRTREVLCIRNQLITEHNECTPELKPQSVEKCSHEEVEYCAARWHYSDWSECSKSCGGGTQRRSVRCLEYDIKMNALRESTHCRYTNRDPVYRNCNVQACEEVKKPDVAPACADKFANCQWASQAKLCSYDYYRENCCLSCTGGN